The Blastocatellia bacterium genome includes a window with the following:
- a CDS encoding pitrilysin family protein: MRRLKSFLVCVSSITLILTSLAGLAAAQSGRTRPRVPTTPGTSTTPAEPVKIPAAAVVVKQEQVGSASRFVLQNGVTVIIKELHSTPLVALEASFAAGAGQEPEAETGIARLLQRCVLKGTTLRPKALEELRAVGGILDTSLSYATADYSVTAPASKMAEALSIQSDLLINPALDGDAMRREIPLVIAEEKWRAGLLLDDGRSSAVSTFSNQPYSLISDDASATALARLINLAYAGTPAGLDRAANVEALRALTRDQLLEFYRTHYRPERLTLTVVGDVITFNALIEIQKLYGLFAPPSAQPAKAATPTTQTKNLSPNPNSRLAPQPLAPDTRATIADEPGKLRYREERGDINQTIVTVGFRVPGASAPERAALELLAAMLGQGRAARLRRSLLDSQMLVTRVVANYLPVADDGLLAIQMQVASDAKGATLLDRAEALLLQELDQARREVPGEGEMARARAVAEKQLLNRSESYSSRAALFAELEAAKLSLRDANDYRARLRAVRAEEVQRLAARYLTAANMALHEYEPISAAPRTFDATSFATTVATWVSGLAQAAEAIKPRAADAASGLAVITQGAEATAEQQAMSESLLPVAVKDYSTLNGPRAFVREDHSLPLVTIALLFQGGRVIEDEATSGTTELMLRGMLMGTPRRLAPQLANEWDQLGAEIEVVNQPDFFGYLLSVPSRNADRALKLLRDVIEEPAFRDKDIQPARLLQMGAQRSLRDTAEAQARELLRQAMWAGHAYGLPSHGLEAVVAKATSEELRALHERAVKRQLPQAFIIGDTNGSALVASQLAEGFRRREIEKALQVKVPQPQPAERAESRRREQASTATGFSGPKADSKDLPAIELLKAAMNGEGGRLLQELRDRQGLALAAAFDYDAQFVAGSLYAQLVSDAASEAKARAALLAELTRLAREGLTTEEAISARLVAETISLARLQQPSARALEYARAAVYLRQPADVDALAGQLEKVTSDDARHAASAYLKPPAAFGILHGMAAPAAKQP, encoded by the coding sequence GTGCGTCGTTTGAAATCATTTCTCGTCTGTGTGTCCAGCATCACGTTAATTCTGACTTCGCTCGCCGGCCTCGCCGCCGCGCAGAGCGGGCGGACGCGGCCCCGCGTGCCGACGACGCCGGGCACCAGCACGACGCCGGCTGAGCCTGTAAAGATTCCCGCTGCCGCGGTCGTCGTCAAACAGGAGCAAGTCGGCAGCGCTTCACGCTTCGTTCTACAAAACGGCGTCACCGTCATCATTAAGGAATTGCACTCGACCCCGCTTGTGGCTCTGGAAGCCAGTTTCGCGGCGGGCGCGGGTCAGGAGCCGGAGGCTGAAACCGGCATTGCGCGCCTTCTGCAACGCTGCGTGCTGAAGGGCACGACGCTGCGGCCCAAAGCCCTTGAAGAATTGCGCGCCGTCGGCGGCATCCTCGACACCAGCCTGTCTTATGCGACTGCGGATTATTCCGTCACTGCCCCGGCCAGCAAAATGGCCGAGGCGCTCAGCATTCAAAGCGACTTGCTGATCAATCCGGCGCTCGACGGCGATGCCATGCGGCGCGAGATTCCGCTGGTCATCGCCGAAGAGAAGTGGCGCGCAGGCTTGCTGCTCGACGACGGACGATCAAGCGCCGTTTCGACTTTCAGTAATCAACCTTACTCTTTAATCAGTGACGATGCGTCGGCCACGGCGCTGGCCCGCTTGATCAATCTGGCCTACGCCGGCACGCCCGCCGGTCTTGATCGCGCCGCAAACGTCGAAGCCTTGCGCGCGCTCACCCGCGACCAGCTGCTTGAGTTTTACCGGACGCATTACCGCCCCGAACGATTGACGCTCACGGTGGTCGGCGACGTCATCACCTTCAACGCGCTGATCGAGATTCAAAAACTCTACGGGCTGTTTGCGCCGCCTTCGGCGCAGCCGGCCAAAGCAGCGACCCCGACAACGCAAACAAAGAATTTGTCGCCGAACCCGAACAGTCGTCTGGCACCGCAGCCCCTCGCGCCTGACACTCGGGCCACGATTGCGGACGAACCGGGGAAGCTGCGTTATAGAGAAGAGCGCGGCGACATTAATCAAACCATCGTCACGGTCGGCTTTCGCGTGCCGGGCGCGAGCGCCCCTGAGCGCGCGGCGCTCGAACTGTTGGCGGCGATGCTCGGCCAGGGCCGCGCCGCGCGACTGCGGCGCTCGCTGCTCGATAGCCAGATGCTGGTGACGCGGGTGGTGGCCAATTATTTGCCGGTCGCAGACGACGGCTTGCTCGCCATTCAAATGCAAGTGGCGAGCGACGCCAAAGGCGCAACGCTGCTCGACCGCGCCGAGGCGCTGCTGCTGCAAGAGCTCGATCAGGCGCGGCGCGAAGTTCCCGGCGAAGGCGAGATGGCGCGCGCCCGCGCCGTCGCCGAAAAGCAACTGCTGAATCGTAGCGAAAGCTACAGCTCGCGCGCCGCCCTGTTTGCCGAGCTTGAAGCGGCAAAGCTCAGCCTGCGCGACGCCAATGATTACCGGGCGCGGCTGCGCGCCGTGCGCGCCGAAGAGGTGCAGCGTCTGGCGGCCCGCTACCTGACGGCGGCCAACATGGCGCTGCATGAGTATGAGCCGATATCGGCTGCGCCGCGCACCTTTGACGCGACGAGCTTTGCGACAACCGTGGCGACGTGGGTTTCGGGCCTGGCGCAAGCGGCTGAAGCGATCAAACCGCGCGCCGCCGACGCCGCCTCTGGGCTCGCTGTCATCACGCAAGGTGCGGAAGCCACCGCCGAACAGCAGGCGATGTCGGAGTCGCTATTGCCGGTCGCAGTCAAAGACTACTCGACGCTCAACGGCCCGCGCGCCTTCGTGCGCGAAGATCATTCGTTGCCGCTGGTCACCATCGCCCTGTTGTTTCAAGGCGGGCGCGTGATTGAAGACGAAGCGACCAGTGGCACGACCGAGCTGATGCTGCGCGGCATGCTGATGGGCACGCCGCGACGGTTGGCCCCACAGCTCGCCAACGAGTGGGACCAGTTGGGAGCCGAGATCGAGGTCGTCAACCAGCCGGACTTTTTCGGCTACCTGTTGAGCGTGCCGTCGCGCAATGCCGACCGCGCTTTAAAGCTGCTGCGCGACGTGATCGAAGAACCGGCCTTCAGAGACAAAGACATTCAACCGGCGCGGCTCCTACAGATGGGCGCGCAACGCAGCCTTCGCGACACTGCCGAGGCGCAGGCGCGCGAGCTGTTGCGGCAGGCGATGTGGGCCGGCCACGCTTACGGGCTGCCGTCGCACGGGCTCGAGGCGGTTGTAGCCAAAGCTACAAGCGAAGAATTGCGCGCCCTGCACGAGCGCGCCGTCAAGCGACAACTGCCGCAGGCGTTCATCATCGGCGACACCAATGGCTCGGCGCTGGTCGCCTCGCAACTGGCCGAAGGCTTCCGCCGGCGCGAGATCGAGAAAGCCTTGCAGGTCAAGGTGCCGCAGCCGCAGCCGGCAGAGCGCGCGGAATCACGCCGGCGCGAACAGGCGAGCACGGCCACAGGCTTCAGCGGCCCGAAAGCCGATAGCAAAGACTTGCCGGCCATCGAGTTGTTGAAGGCCGCGATGAATGGCGAAGGCGGGCGATTGCTTCAGGAGTTGCGTGACCGGCAAGGACTGGCGCTCGCCGCGGCGTTTGATTATGACGCCCAGTTTGTCGCCGGCAGTCTCTACGCGCAACTGGTGAGCGATGCCGCAAGCGAAGCCAAAGCGCGCGCCGCGTTGCTTGCCGAGCTGACACGGCTGGCGCGCGAAGGGTTGACTACGGAAGAAGCGATCAGCGCCCGCCTTGTCGCCGAAACGATCAGCCTTGCGCGCTTGCAGCAACCGTCGGCGCGGGCGCTGGAATATGCGCGGGCCGCCGTCTATTTGCGGCAGCCTGCCGACGTTGACGCGCTAGCGGGCCAGCTCGAAAAGGTAACGAGTGATGACGCACGGCACGCGGCTTCGGCTTATCTCAAGCCGCCGGCGGCTTTCGGTATCCTGCATGGCATGGCCGCGCCCGCCGCGAAACAGCCATAA
- a CDS encoding AMIN domain-containing protein encodes MRIVLKISALALALLLMASVAWSQSTNQFGNIAERQRTSTVLGGTGLFNTFSTRTLYKGEFNFALFWNNFDRGPGAIDINQVPFNITVGLTDRWELWVDWVTWQQTTSRQPFLLSGYQYNAVRQFGSPFDLLGPAVGGRNGGAAFFPGTGSLVGGILPALGRFGLPSGTATPSGLPSPAGPGGPPAVGLGPAFVASQPNYFNDLPMFGVVDFLGFDSLGRPVLGPRESTNGTGDVYAGSKFNLIDPNRHWFSLALGGYVKFPISRSDDARARGRTSGEFEYGPMLILGQEFLNHRLRFYENVGYIHTNDIHQRGVKVLDLRDKLQLNVGGALAINKYIELVGELAGTVYVGSGTPSLQQSDPLDLNIGARFFLRDGTIAFGGAYRRQLNGVDSNRLFDALECAEVVVEPPPDDCHHKDSGVHATCGDCGCPPPPPPTKKVECKQKQVRFNRGSQNGFVGFFSVGTRKGCPPPPVPVCVIDTSGRTVTRGDRLTLTVKPSTPGYPDSQIAYDYRWEIHDGRGNSVSVNGTGPVVEVPTGGLDCGSYTAMATVIATARGVEHPDCPDRTAQSNCSVAFEITEAPCPNITCNIIASNTNVTEGDRITLRATGTGDSNFSYNWTTTGGRLSATTGREVTLNTTGVIGPLTVTVRLVPDRTRCGERCPGGSCSLTITTREVPPPRERPRPLVPCGPIFFLFNSARINNEHKACLDEVAIQLQQDPRSSVVIDGHRDAAERVGISLTRANNARDYLVTEKGIDAARITVRNFGDTCPFPNRDPKLNGRVEFWVLPEGATIEDINAVKKCANGSSPRVITGEQPAPSTPQRRTPRRRGRPEPLAGADDEEEAEPASAPPAQTYVQAQAPAQVRPPASAPSPTDAALNRATVVRAVNAQVVDGGLRITISTDGAAQYQDFTLANPARIVIDLTGVRWAGGSLMTKPAAGLVERIRVGEPQAGTVRIVLDMKSQVGYRISRNGSVIVITIGERAIAATAASE; translated from the coding sequence ATGAGAATCGTATTGAAAATCAGCGCCCTTGCCCTCGCGCTGCTCTTGATGGCTAGCGTCGCCTGGTCACAAAGCACTAACCAGTTCGGCAACATCGCCGAGCGCCAGCGCACCTCGACCGTGCTTGGCGGCACTGGTCTCTTCAATACCTTTTCGACGCGCACGCTCTACAAAGGCGAATTCAACTTCGCGCTCTTCTGGAATAATTTCGACCGCGGCCCCGGCGCTATAGACATCAATCAAGTGCCGTTCAACATCACTGTCGGTCTCACAGATCGATGGGAGCTGTGGGTAGACTGGGTGACCTGGCAGCAAACAACTTCGCGCCAGCCCTTTCTGCTGAGCGGCTATCAATACAATGCCGTGCGCCAGTTCGGCAGCCCGTTCGACTTGCTCGGCCCGGCGGTCGGCGGTCGCAACGGCGGCGCGGCCTTCTTCCCCGGCACCGGCTCGCTCGTAGGCGGCATACTGCCGGCGCTCGGGCGCTTCGGTCTTCCGTCAGGCACGGCGACTCCGAGCGGCTTACCCTCGCCTGCGGGCCCGGGTGGCCCGCCTGCCGTCGGCCTCGGCCCCGCCTTTGTCGCCAGCCAGCCGAATTATTTCAATGACCTGCCGATGTTCGGCGTCGTTGACTTTCTCGGCTTTGATTCCTTAGGCCGCCCGGTGCTGGGGCCACGCGAATCAACCAATGGCACGGGCGACGTGTACGCCGGCAGCAAGTTCAACCTGATCGATCCGAACCGCCACTGGTTCAGCCTGGCGCTCGGCGGTTATGTGAAGTTTCCGATCTCGCGTAGCGACGACGCGCGGGCGCGCGGCCGCACCAGCGGCGAATTTGAATACGGCCCGATGCTCATCCTCGGCCAGGAGTTTCTCAACCACCGCCTGCGCTTCTATGAAAACGTCGGCTACATTCACACCAATGACATTCATCAGCGCGGCGTCAAAGTCTTAGACTTGCGCGACAAGCTGCAACTCAACGTCGGCGGCGCGCTGGCCATCAACAAGTACATCGAGCTGGTCGGCGAGCTGGCCGGCACGGTCTATGTCGGCAGCGGCACGCCGAGCCTGCAACAGAGCGACCCGTTAGATTTGAACATTGGCGCGCGCTTCTTCCTGCGCGATGGCACGATTGCTTTCGGCGGCGCGTATCGGCGGCAACTGAACGGCGTCGACAGCAATCGCCTGTTCGACGCGCTCGAATGCGCGGAGGTGGTGGTAGAGCCGCCGCCCGACGATTGCCATCATAAAGATAGCGGCGTGCATGCGACGTGCGGCGATTGCGGCTGCCCGCCGCCCCCGCCGCCGACGAAGAAGGTCGAATGCAAGCAGAAGCAGGTGCGCTTCAATCGCGGCAGCCAGAACGGCTTTGTCGGCTTCTTCTCGGTCGGCACGCGCAAAGGCTGTCCGCCGCCGCCGGTGCCGGTCTGTGTGATCGATACCTCTGGACGCACGGTGACGCGCGGCGACCGGCTGACGCTGACGGTCAAGCCGTCAACGCCCGGCTATCCCGATTCGCAGATCGCTTACGATTACCGCTGGGAGATTCACGACGGTCGCGGCAACTCCGTATCAGTCAACGGCACCGGGCCTGTGGTCGAAGTCCCGACCGGCGGGCTCGATTGCGGCAGCTACACGGCGATGGCGACGGTGATTGCGACCGCCCGCGGCGTCGAGCATCCCGACTGCCCCGACCGCACCGCCCAGTCGAATTGCTCTGTGGCTTTTGAGATCACCGAAGCGCCCTGCCCGAACATCACCTGCAACATCATCGCTTCAAACACTAACGTCACCGAAGGCGACCGCATTACGCTGCGGGCTACGGGGACGGGCGACAGTAACTTCAGCTACAACTGGACGACGACCGGCGGCAGGCTGTCCGCGACCACGGGCCGCGAAGTGACGCTCAATACTACGGGCGTCATCGGCCCGCTGACCGTCACCGTGCGCCTGGTGCCCGACCGCACACGCTGCGGCGAGCGGTGTCCGGGCGGCAGTTGCTCGCTGACGATCACGACGCGCGAAGTGCCGCCGCCGCGCGAACGGCCCAGACCGCTCGTCCCCTGCGGGCCGATCTTCTTCCTCTTCAACTCGGCGCGCATCAACAACGAGCACAAGGCGTGTCTCGACGAAGTCGCCATCCAGTTGCAGCAAGACCCGCGCAGCAGCGTCGTCATTGACGGCCACCGCGATGCGGCAGAGCGCGTCGGCATCTCGCTGACGCGCGCCAACAACGCCCGCGATTACCTGGTGACCGAGAAGGGCATTGACGCGGCGCGCATCACGGTACGCAACTTCGGCGACACCTGTCCCTTCCCGAACCGCGATCCTAAGCTGAACGGTCGCGTTGAATTCTGGGTTCTTCCCGAAGGCGCGACCATTGAAGACATAAACGCGGTGAAGAAGTGCGCCAACGGTTCGTCGCCACGCGTCATCACCGGCGAGCAGCCGGCCCCCTCAACACCGCAGCGGCGCACCCCGCGACGGCGCGGCAGACCCGAACCGCTGGCCGGCGCCGATGATGAAGAGGAGGCCGAGCCCGCCAGCGCGCCGCCCGCGCAGACTTACGTGCAGGCGCAAGCGCCCGCTCAAGTCAGGCCGCCTGCCAGCGCGCCTTCACCTACGGACGCCGCGTTGAACCGAGCCACTGTCGTGCGCGCCGTCAACGCACAGGTTGTTGATGGCGGCCTGCGCATCACCATCAGCACCGATGGCGCGGCGCAATATCAGGACTTCACGCTGGCCAACCCGGCGCGCATTGTGATTGACCTTACGGGCGTGCGATGGGCCGGCGGCAGCTTGATGACGAAGCCGGCGGCGGGCCTGGTCGAGCGCATCCGCGTTGGCGAGCCGCAAGCCGGCACCGTGCGCATCGTCCTCGACATGAAATCGCAGGTCGGCTATCGCATCAGCCGCAATGGCTCTGTCATCGTCATCACCATTGGCGAGCGGGCCATCGCCGCGACTGCCGCCAGCGAGTAA
- a CDS encoding serine hydrolase domain-containing protein has protein sequence MIRPFALRVVLCILLLACVPAAAQTLPADKLEKIDKEITAVMSQQSIPGLSLAVVTDHKLRGSQGYGLADIENYVPAKTGTVYRLGSISKTITAIAVMQLAEQGKLNLDAPIQTYCPAFPQKQWPVTARLLLGHLAGVRHYKSDAEFASTRHFNSVAEGLEMFKDEPLLFEPGTKYAYTTHGYTVLGCAVEGASGMKFADYVRAKIFTPAGMNRMRVDEVAEIIPNRAQGYVKAADGTLRNSGLADTSYKIPGGGFCSTVEDLARFAIAVQTGVLVKPETLAQMWTRQKTRNGNETTYGLGWQIGAHNGLKDVSHGGAQQRVSTYLYMIPEKGLAVVVMANMEDVGGSLNKLSRQIADILLAPQAQQ, from the coding sequence ATGATCCGACCATTCGCCCTGCGTGTCGTGCTATGCATCCTGCTTCTGGCCTGCGTTCCGGCGGCGGCACAGACGCTGCCCGCGGATAAGCTCGAAAAGATCGACAAAGAGATCACCGCCGTCATGTCGCAGCAGAGCATCCCCGGTCTATCGCTCGCCGTGGTCACCGATCACAAGCTGCGCGGCTCGCAGGGCTATGGGCTGGCCGACATTGAAAACTATGTGCCGGCGAAAACCGGAACGGTTTACCGCCTCGGCTCGATCTCGAAGACGATCACCGCCATCGCCGTCATGCAACTGGCCGAGCAGGGCAAATTAAATCTCGACGCGCCGATTCAGACTTACTGCCCGGCCTTCCCGCAGAAGCAGTGGCCGGTCACGGCGCGGCTATTGTTGGGGCATCTGGCCGGCGTGCGGCATTACAAGAGCGACGCCGAATTTGCCAGCACGCGCCACTTCAACAGCGTCGCCGAAGGATTGGAGATGTTCAAAGATGAGCCGCTGCTGTTCGAGCCGGGCACCAAGTACGCCTACACGACGCACGGCTACACGGTGCTGGGCTGCGCCGTTGAAGGCGCTTCCGGCATGAAGTTCGCTGATTATGTGCGCGCTAAAATTTTCACGCCCGCCGGCATGAATCGCATGCGGGTTGATGAAGTGGCCGAGATCATCCCGAACCGCGCTCAGGGTTATGTCAAAGCGGCGGACGGCACTTTGCGCAACTCCGGGCTTGCCGACACGAGTTATAAGATACCCGGCGGCGGTTTCTGCTCGACCGTAGAAGACCTGGCGCGATTCGCCATTGCGGTGCAGACAGGGGTGCTGGTGAAGCCGGAAACGCTGGCACAGATGTGGACGAGGCAAAAGACCCGCAACGGCAATGAGACCACTTACGGGCTGGGCTGGCAGATCGGCGCGCATAATGGCTTGAAGGACGTGTCGCACGGCGGCGCGCAGCAGCGCGTCAGCACCTACCTCTACATGATTCCCGAAAAGGGCCTCGCCGTCGTCGTGATGGCCAACATGGAAGATGTCGGCGGCAGCCTCAACAAACTCTCCCGCCAGATCGCCGACATCCTGCTAGCGCCGCAAGCGCAGCAGTAA
- a CDS encoding ABC transporter ATP-binding protein: MEKKVRITQLLRPHWPALVLAFIAVLGETLTDLLEPWPLKVVLDNVIGNKALPHWMQGYVVSWLGTDKTAVLHFAIAAVITIALVGAVSSYAEKYLTTSVGQWVMHDLRTTLYHHIQRLSLAYHDQKKTGDLISRVTSDIGAVQDFISSALLGMIVNVLTLVGMLGVMFYVNWHFTLIALSVAPLLFLVVYSFTRRIKRAAREVRKKEGEVVSVVQESLASIRVIQAFAREDFEVKRFEQESLESVETALRARAMKARLTPIVEVITAAGTCLVLWYGARLVLAGEMSAGSLLVFFLYLGKMYKPMRDLSKMTDTLSKTAVGFERIKEVLETERDVKNLAGARRAPPFKGRIEFNHVFFGYSEEQLILRDLSLQIEPGQVAALVGPTGAGKSTVVSLVARFYDPLAGQVRIDGRDVRGYKLKSLRQQISFVLQENLLFRAPIWQNIAYGKPQAKREEIVRAAHLANADEFINRLPEGYNTMVGERGVTLSGGQRQRLAIARAIIRHSPILILDEPTSGLDAASEELVFEALNRLMENKTCIVIAHRLATIRRADVIFVIDGGRVVERGKHDELMARGGLYAQLYEIQFKDEAPVEVLPG, from the coding sequence ATGGAGAAAAAGGTTCGCATCACCCAATTGCTGCGCCCGCACTGGCCGGCGCTTGTGCTTGCTTTCATCGCTGTTCTCGGCGAAACGCTCACAGACCTGCTGGAGCCCTGGCCGCTGAAAGTCGTCCTCGATAACGTCATCGGCAACAAAGCGCTGCCGCACTGGATGCAGGGCTACGTCGTCTCGTGGCTCGGCACAGACAAGACCGCCGTTCTGCATTTTGCCATCGCCGCGGTCATCACCATCGCGCTGGTCGGCGCGGTCAGCTCGTATGCCGAGAAATACCTGACGACCAGCGTCGGCCAGTGGGTGATGCATGATTTGCGCACCACGCTCTACCACCACATCCAGCGATTGTCGCTCGCCTATCACGATCAGAAGAAGACGGGTGATTTAATCAGCCGCGTCACCAGCGACATCGGCGCGGTGCAGGATTTCATCTCCTCGGCGTTGCTCGGCATGATCGTCAACGTGCTGACGCTGGTCGGCATGCTCGGCGTGATGTTTTATGTCAACTGGCATTTCACGCTGATCGCGCTGTCGGTCGCCCCTTTGCTCTTCCTGGTCGTCTACAGCTTCACGCGCCGCATCAAACGGGCGGCGCGCGAGGTGCGCAAGAAAGAAGGCGAGGTGGTCTCGGTGGTGCAGGAATCGCTCGCCTCGATCCGCGTCATTCAAGCCTTTGCCCGCGAAGATTTCGAGGTCAAACGCTTCGAGCAGGAGAGCCTGGAAAGCGTCGAAACGGCACTGCGCGCCCGCGCGATGAAAGCCCGGCTGACGCCCATCGTCGAAGTCATCACCGCCGCAGGCACCTGCCTGGTGCTGTGGTACGGCGCGCGGTTGGTGCTTGCGGGCGAGATGTCCGCCGGCTCGCTGCTCGTCTTCTTCCTCTACCTCGGCAAGATGTACAAGCCGATGCGCGACCTGTCGAAGATGACTGACACCTTGTCGAAGACCGCCGTCGGCTTCGAGCGCATCAAAGAAGTTTTGGAAACCGAGCGCGACGTGAAAAACCTGGCCGGGGCGCGCCGCGCGCCGCCGTTCAAAGGACGGATTGAATTCAACCACGTTTTCTTCGGCTATTCGGAGGAGCAGTTGATCCTGCGCGACCTGAGCTTGCAGATCGAGCCGGGGCAAGTCGCGGCGCTGGTCGGGCCGACGGGAGCGGGCAAGAGCACGGTGGTCAGCCTGGTGGCGCGCTTTTATGACCCGCTGGCCGGGCAGGTGCGCATTGATGGGCGCGACGTGCGCGGCTATAAACTGAAATCGCTGCGCCAGCAGATCAGTTTCGTTTTGCAGGAGAACTTACTTTTCCGCGCGCCGATCTGGCAGAACATCGCTTACGGCAAACCGCAGGCGAAACGTGAGGAGATCGTGCGCGCCGCCCATCTGGCGAACGCCGACGAGTTCATCAACCGGCTGCCCGAAGGCTATAACACGATGGTCGGTGAGCGCGGCGTGACCCTATCCGGCGGACAGCGGCAGCGGCTGGCCATTGCGCGAGCCATCATTCGCCATTCGCCGATCTTGATTTTGGATGAGCCGACTTCGGGACTCGACGCGGCATCGGAAGAGTTGGTCTTTGAGGCGCTCAACCGGCTGATGGAGAACAAGACCTGCATCGTCATCGCCCACCGCCTGGCGACCATCCGGCGGGCCGACGTCATCTTTGTCATAGACGGCGGGCGCGTCGTCGAGCGCGGCAAGCATGACGAACTGATGGCGCGCGGCGGCCTCTACGCGCA